The window AGGCAACTTCATGTATGTTCAAAAAGGCGGCTGGGCAAAAGTGGTGTTCTCCGAACCAAGCCAAGGTTCGTCGCAATACAACCTGGACAGAAGCTTTGCAGGTTCCGGCGCGATTATTAAAAAGATTAGAACGGAAAAATACCACAAGCTTGACCGGGTGATTTTTACCGTTGGTTTAGGCTCGATCAGTAATTGCGACATGTATATTGACGATGCAATTGCCAGTTGCGAGATTGCTGATTGCAAGAAAAAAGGTGAAGTCGCCGCCGTTGCACCCGCAACGCTATCGCCAGCCGATGAACTGGCTAAGTACAAAAAGCTGTTAGATCAGGGCGCTATATCCAAAGCGGAATATGATGCCATGAAAAAGAAACTCCTGAATTTATAACAGCCCATCCAAAAACCAGTCCCCCCATTTTAATATCTTAATCATGAAAAATATCCTGTACCTGTTTATTGGCGCAATCGCGCTTTTAATAACAAGCTGCTCCGGCAGTAATGATAAAATTACCGGCTATTGGAGCAATCTTCCTAATGCCCGGCTGCAAAGAGGCAACCGTATCTGGAATGTGAAGATTGACAAAATGGACAATGACCGATTTTCATTTGTTCAATTTCAATTTGAACCAAACGATACTGTTAAACTCATCTATAACAAAGAATATAAAACGATTAGTGGGTTTATTGGCGGTACGACCTGTAACGTTAAATACCTAAAGGACAAAGACCATCTGCTTTTGACTGATCCGCGTAACGTGGGCGATTTATTTCCGATGGAATTTGAGCGCATGAATGCCGACAATGTAGCCGCTTACCTAAAATCTAAAGCCCAATGAAACGCAATCTATTATTTATCAGCATGGCACTTACCGTGTTGATCGGGATAACGGTACTGATTATCTCCTGCAAAAAAGATAAACAAAAATCAGGCTGCACCGTACAGGGCGGTGGTATCAACCAAGAGCCGCAAGCGGTCGTCATGTTTTATCTTATGACGGATTCGCATTGCGGTCCAATCACGTTTAACAAGATCGTTAATCAAAAGACAGGTAGCGACTATTACCCTAATTTCAG is drawn from Mucilaginibacter ginsenosidivorax and contains these coding sequences:
- a CDS encoding SHOCT domain-containing protein, yielding MKQVFLLLLLLIGMIGNGFAQPKQKQTEYLASNGITYHIGDTIKMGHGTDPQGNFMYVQKGGWAKVVFSEPSQGSSQYNLDRSFAGSGAIIKKIRTEKYHKLDRVIFTVGLGSISNCDMYIDDAIASCEIADCKKKGEVAAVAPATLSPADELAKYKKLLDQGAISKAEYDAMKKKLLNL